In Mycetocola zhujimingii, one DNA window encodes the following:
- the priA gene encoding bifunctional 1-(5-phosphoribosyl)-5-((5-phosphoribosylamino)methylideneamino)imidazole-4-carboxamide isomerase/phosphoribosylanthranilate isomerase PriA: protein MSEFNTTPKLVLLPAVDVAGGKAVRLTQGEAGTETSYGDPVDAAADWARQGAEWIHLVDLDAAFGRGNNAGVIRKVIKQVRGVNVELSGGIRDDASLKAALATGAKRINLGTAALENPEWAANVIGQYGEAVAVGLDVRGTTLAARGWTREGGDLWAVIDRLERAGCARYVVTDVTKDGTLQGPNVDLLRQVMERTNRPVIASGGVSSLDDLVALRELVPLGLEGAIVGKALYAGAFTLAEALDVASD from the coding sequence ATGAGTGAGTTCAACACGACCCCGAAGCTTGTGCTGCTTCCGGCTGTCGACGTCGCCGGCGGCAAGGCCGTCCGCCTGACCCAGGGCGAGGCAGGCACGGAGACCAGCTACGGCGATCCGGTCGACGCCGCCGCTGACTGGGCGCGCCAGGGCGCCGAGTGGATCCACCTGGTCGACCTCGACGCCGCATTCGGCCGCGGGAACAACGCGGGCGTTATCCGCAAGGTGATCAAGCAGGTCCGAGGTGTGAACGTCGAACTCTCCGGTGGCATCCGCGACGACGCGTCGCTCAAGGCGGCTCTCGCGACCGGAGCCAAGCGAATCAACCTCGGTACAGCGGCGCTGGAGAACCCCGAGTGGGCCGCAAACGTCATCGGCCAGTACGGCGAAGCCGTCGCGGTCGGCCTGGATGTCCGCGGAACCACACTCGCGGCTCGCGGCTGGACCCGCGAGGGCGGCGACCTGTGGGCGGTCATCGATCGGCTCGAGCGGGCCGGCTGCGCCCGCTATGTCGTCACCGACGTGACGAAGGATGGCACCCTCCAGGGCCCCAACGTCGACCTGCTTCGCCAGGTAATGGAGCGGACCAACCGACCGGTCATTGCGTCCGGTGGCGTTTCGAGCCTCGACGACCTCGTGGCCCTGCGCGAACTCGTGCCGCTCGGTCTCGAGGGTGCGATCGTCGGCAAGGCGCTCTACGCGGGTGCATTCACACTGGCTGAGGCGCTGGATGTCGCATCCGACTAA
- the pheS gene encoding phenylalanine--tRNA ligase subunit alpha yields MSDSQVITESAVNAAVESALAAIAAAADSAALKHVRTEHTGESSPLAKLNGELRNVAPDQKAPLGKLVGQARGRVNAAFAAREQEIVEAENAAQLAAEAVDVTALASRYTAGARHPLTLLQDRVSEIFTGMGWEIAEGPEVESEWFNFDALNFDADHPARAMQDTFFIDPPESHLVLRTHTSPVQVRSLLSRELPVYVLAPGRVYRTDEFDATHLPVFMQFEGLAVDKGLTMAHLKGTLDHFVKSIFGDEAKIRLRPSYFPFTEPSAELDFWHPTFKHGPRWIEWGGCGMINPNVLRAAGIDPDEYSGFAFGMGVERGLMLRNDVQDMREMVEGDIRFSQQFGMVV; encoded by the coding sequence GTGTCCGACTCGCAAGTAATAACCGAATCCGCCGTGAACGCGGCAGTCGAATCAGCCCTCGCCGCAATTGCCGCCGCAGCCGATTCCGCAGCCCTCAAGCACGTACGTACCGAGCACACCGGAGAGTCCTCGCCACTGGCGAAGCTCAACGGCGAGCTGCGCAACGTGGCTCCCGACCAGAAGGCCCCGCTCGGCAAGCTCGTCGGTCAGGCCCGCGGTCGCGTGAACGCGGCGTTTGCCGCTCGCGAGCAGGAGATCGTCGAAGCCGAGAACGCGGCTCAGCTGGCCGCAGAGGCCGTTGACGTCACGGCGCTGGCCAGCCGCTACACCGCTGGCGCACGGCATCCGCTCACCCTCCTCCAGGACCGCGTGAGCGAGATCTTCACCGGCATGGGCTGGGAGATCGCCGAAGGCCCGGAGGTCGAGAGCGAGTGGTTCAACTTCGACGCGCTCAACTTCGACGCCGACCACCCCGCGCGCGCGATGCAGGACACCTTCTTCATCGACCCGCCCGAGTCGCACCTCGTGCTGCGTACGCACACCTCACCGGTCCAGGTGCGGTCGCTGCTCAGCCGCGAGCTGCCCGTCTACGTGCTCGCGCCCGGTCGCGTCTACCGCACCGACGAGTTCGATGCCACCCACCTGCCCGTGTTCATGCAGTTCGAGGGCCTCGCCGTCGACAAGGGCCTGACCATGGCGCACCTCAAGGGCACGCTCGACCACTTCGTGAAGTCGATCTTCGGCGATGAGGCGAAGATCCGCCTGCGCCCGAGCTACTTCCCGTTCACCGAGCCGAGCGCCGAACTCGACTTCTGGCACCCGACGTTCAAGCACGGCCCGCGCTGGATCGAGTGGGGTGGCTGCGGCATGATCAACCCGAACGTGCTCCGCGCGGCCGGCATCGACCCGGACGAGTATTCAGGTTTCGCCTTCGGCATGGGAGTCGAGCGTGGCCTGATGCTGCGCAACGACGTCCAGGACATGCGGGAGATGGTTGAGGGCGATATTCGCTTCTCACAGCAGTTTGGAATGGTGGTTTAG
- a CDS encoding SseB family protein — MSHPTNPADSAGQPWEGRQFGENAFAGDDGSAPPQLIDALTRFADGRAGEDAVVDAFRSSRLLIPLVTHAGDVGVNAQGQKVDKTQELSIVTVAGPDGRNVLPVFSSVAAMQSWNTIARPVPADGIRVALAAASENTDLVVLDPTSATEFAIRRPALWAIAQSLPWQPAYTNPDVLDAFLTSARSELAVLDVRLESGDPRARLAGPELIAHLELIDGLTRSELDTVLSRLAQRWAASDVIATMVDSLAVRLEASS; from the coding sequence ATGTCGCATCCGACTAATCCCGCAGACTCGGCCGGGCAGCCCTGGGAGGGCCGCCAGTTCGGCGAGAACGCTTTTGCCGGCGACGATGGGTCGGCGCCCCCTCAGCTGATCGACGCGCTCACGCGCTTCGCCGACGGGCGCGCGGGGGAGGATGCCGTCGTCGACGCGTTCCGCTCGTCGCGGTTGCTCATCCCACTCGTGACCCACGCCGGCGATGTCGGCGTGAACGCGCAGGGCCAGAAAGTCGACAAGACGCAGGAGTTGTCGATCGTGACCGTTGCCGGCCCAGACGGCCGTAACGTGTTGCCCGTTTTCTCGTCGGTGGCCGCCATGCAGTCCTGGAACACGATCGCGCGACCGGTGCCGGCCGACGGCATCCGTGTTGCACTCGCAGCGGCGAGTGAGAACACAGACCTCGTCGTGCTCGACCCCACGAGCGCGACCGAGTTCGCCATTCGGCGACCGGCGCTGTGGGCTATCGCGCAGTCGCTGCCGTGGCAGCCCGCGTACACGAACCCCGATGTGCTCGACGCTTTTCTCACGAGTGCGCGCTCCGAGCTGGCCGTGCTCGACGTGCGGCTCGAGTCGGGAGACCCGCGCGCACGGCTGGCCGGCCCTGAACTCATCGCGCACCTCGAGCTCATCGACGGACTCACCCGCAGTGAACTCGACACTGTGCTGTCGAGGCTTGCCCAGCGCTGGGCGGCGAGCGATGTGATCGCGACGATGGTCGACTCGCTCGCGGTACGGCTCGAAGCCTCGTCCTGA
- a CDS encoding amino acid ABC transporter permease, which translates to MSGSVLFDAPGPKARRLSLIVSIVVGILILAGLYWIYSILAAPRPSSGGVVLPGMFDPSRWDIFSDPEVWTFIGTGVLNTLRAAGAAAVLALVLGVIFALLRTAKTAWIRVPTTVVLEFVRGMPVLLMMLFILLGFSSGAYLAVVLALGLYNGAIIGEALRAGLASLPRGQREAGLSLGMRELQTRMLIEFPQAFRQMLPVIVAQLVVLLKDTSLGFIVGYPELLRATMNNLASFYGNRYLFSLFAVTFVIYLIMNLSLSWVARWLSKHTDSASRGGRGRKGGKPVDVDPAIVIARASASARQQGEGGGV; encoded by the coding sequence ATGAGCGGTTCCGTTCTGTTCGACGCTCCCGGTCCGAAGGCCAGGCGTCTCTCGCTGATCGTCTCCATCGTCGTCGGCATCCTCATTCTCGCCGGCCTGTACTGGATCTATTCGATTCTCGCGGCCCCTCGCCCCAGCTCCGGCGGAGTCGTGCTTCCGGGGATGTTTGATCCGAGCCGCTGGGACATCTTCAGCGATCCCGAGGTCTGGACGTTCATCGGTACCGGCGTGCTCAACACGCTGCGCGCCGCGGGAGCAGCAGCGGTCCTCGCGCTCGTTCTCGGCGTGATCTTTGCTCTGCTCCGCACGGCAAAGACGGCCTGGATCCGGGTTCCCACCACTGTTGTCCTCGAGTTCGTTCGAGGCATGCCCGTTCTGTTGATGATGCTCTTCATCCTGCTCGGCTTCTCCAGCGGGGCCTACCTCGCTGTTGTGCTCGCTCTCGGCCTCTACAACGGTGCCATCATCGGTGAGGCGCTTCGGGCCGGGCTCGCCTCTCTTCCGCGTGGCCAGCGTGAGGCCGGGTTGAGCCTGGGGATGCGCGAGCTTCAGACCCGGATGCTCATCGAGTTCCCGCAGGCATTCCGCCAGATGCTGCCGGTGATCGTCGCCCAGCTGGTTGTGCTGCTGAAGGACACGTCGCTCGGGTTCATCGTCGGCTATCCGGAACTTCTCCGAGCGACGATGAACAACCTCGCGAGCTTCTACGGCAACCGCTACCTGTTCTCCCTCTTCGCCGTGACATTCGTGATCTACCTGATCATGAACCTCTCACTCTCGTGGGTCGCCCGCTGGCTCTCGAAGCACACTGACTCGGCGAGCCGTGGGGGCCGGGGACGCAAGGGCGGAAAGCCCGTCGATGTGGATCCGGCAATCGTGATCGCCCGGGCGTCGGCTTCGGCGCGGCAGCAAGGTGAGGGCGGCGGCGTGTAG
- the rplT gene encoding 50S ribosomal protein L20 encodes MARVKRAVNAHKKRRKILERAEGYRGQRSRLYRKAKEQVTHSMVYAYRDRRQKKGDFRRLWIQRINAASRANGLTYNRLIQGLGLAGIEVDRRILAELAVNEPATFAALVESAKKALPADTSAPKVDAAA; translated from the coding sequence ATGGCAAGAGTAAAAAGGGCGGTAAACGCTCACAAGAAGCGTCGGAAGATCCTCGAGCGGGCTGAGGGTTACCGCGGTCAGCGTTCGCGCCTGTACCGGAAGGCCAAGGAGCAGGTCACCCACTCCATGGTTTACGCGTACCGTGACCGCCGCCAGAAGAAGGGTGACTTCCGTCGCCTCTGGATCCAGCGGATCAACGCGGCATCGCGTGCCAACGGCCTCACGTACAACCGCCTCATCCAGGGCCTCGGCCTTGCTGGTATCGAGGTTGACCGTCGCATCCTCGCTGAGCTCGCTGTCAACGAGCCCGCCACGTTCGCGGCCCTCGTCGAGAGCGCGAAGAAGGCCCTCCCGGCCGACACTTCGGCTCCGAAGGTTGACGCAGCAGCGTAA
- the infC gene encoding translation initiation factor IF-3: protein MSDPRTNDRIRVPEVRLVGPAGEQVGVVKIEVALRLAQEAELDLVEVAPNSKPPVAKIMDYGKFKYEAAQKAKEARRNQANTILKEVRFRLKIDKHDYETKRKRAEGFLKAGDKVKAMILFRGREQSRPDQGVRLLQKFAEDVSELGTVESTPTIDGRNMVMVIGPLKNKSEAKAEANAQRAANKAAKQEEDNA, encoded by the coding sequence ATTAGCGATCCCCGTACAAACGACCGTATCCGAGTCCCCGAGGTCCGCCTCGTGGGTCCCGCCGGAGAACAGGTCGGCGTTGTCAAGATTGAGGTAGCACTGCGCCTGGCGCAGGAAGCTGAGCTCGATCTCGTCGAGGTCGCCCCGAACTCCAAGCCTCCGGTCGCGAAGATCATGGATTACGGCAAGTTCAAGTACGAGGCTGCGCAGAAGGCCAAGGAGGCCAGGCGTAACCAGGCGAACACGATCCTCAAAGAGGTGCGGTTCCGTCTCAAGATCGACAAGCACGACTACGAAACCAAGCGCAAGCGCGCTGAGGGCTTCCTCAAGGCTGGTGACAAGGTCAAAGCAATGATCCTGTTCCGCGGTCGTGAGCAGTCACGACCCGACCAGGGTGTTCGCTTGCTCCAAAAATTTGCCGAAGATGTTTCGGAACTGGGCACTGTTGAGTCCACTCCGACCATCGATGGTCGAAACATGGTCATGGTGATCGGCCCTCTGAAAAACAAGTCAGAGGCCAAGGCCGAAGCCAACGCACAACGTGCTGCCAACAAAGCAGCGAAGCAGGAGGAAGACAATGCCTAA
- a CDS encoding amino acid ABC transporter permease — protein sequence MDVIIDNLPRYLSGFGMTLQLLVVAAIAALILGTIIATMRISPVPSLRGFGAVYTELIRNTPLTLVLFFCAFILPYLGVRLDYATFAMIGLSVYTSPFVAEALRSGINGVPIGQAEAARSLGLGFSQTVGYVVFPQAFRMVIPPLINVIIALTKNTSVAGGFFVAELFTIGKELANDNGNAVIAVLLGVATFYLLITIPLGIFAGRLEKKWVVAR from the coding sequence ATGGACGTCATCATCGACAACCTGCCTCGGTACCTCTCAGGCTTCGGCATGACGCTGCAACTCCTCGTTGTCGCTGCGATCGCCGCCCTGATCCTCGGGACCATCATCGCGACCATGCGGATCTCACCGGTCCCCTCACTACGGGGCTTCGGCGCCGTGTACACCGAGTTGATCCGGAACACTCCGCTCACACTCGTCCTCTTCTTTTGCGCGTTCATCCTGCCGTACCTCGGTGTCCGGCTTGATTACGCGACCTTCGCCATGATCGGCTTGAGCGTCTATACCTCGCCCTTCGTGGCCGAAGCCCTGCGCTCCGGAATCAACGGCGTTCCGATCGGCCAGGCAGAAGCGGCTCGGAGCCTGGGCCTCGGGTTCAGCCAGACCGTCGGCTACGTCGTCTTTCCGCAGGCGTTCCGGATGGTCATCCCGCCGCTGATCAACGTCATCATCGCGCTGACCAAGAACACCTCGGTCGCCGGCGGCTTTTTCGTGGCCGAGCTCTTCACCATCGGTAAGGAGCTCGCGAACGACAACGGAAACGCCGTCATCGCGGTTCTCCTCGGCGTCGCTACGTTCTACCTGCTCATAACCATTCCGCTGGGGATCTTTGCCGGGCGGCTCGAGAAGAAGTGGGTGGTTGCGCGATGA
- a CDS encoding TrmH family RNA methyltransferase translates to MLDNPRSPRVRAVAKLAKRPARLETGLFLLEGPQAVSEALTFRPGLIVELYATPTALERYPDIAAMADEQTDFDVEFVSEEVLGVMSDTVTPQGFIAVAHQFPTSMKDIFNGEPKLIAILEEVRDPGNLGTIIRAADSAGADAVILTGRSVDLYNPKVVRSTTGSLFHVPIAVGAELPNVIERAHKAGLRVLAADVKGTSLLDARVSGELVQPTAWLFGNEAHGLTDEQLPLADAAITVPIYGHAESMNLATAASVCLYESAFAQRSAV, encoded by the coding sequence GTGCTTGATAACCCACGTTCCCCGCGCGTCAGAGCGGTAGCAAAACTTGCCAAACGACCGGCCCGTCTCGAGACCGGCCTCTTCCTTCTCGAGGGCCCGCAGGCGGTCTCAGAGGCGCTGACCTTCCGCCCCGGGCTGATCGTCGAGCTCTACGCAACACCCACAGCTCTTGAGCGGTACCCCGACATCGCAGCCATGGCTGACGAGCAGACCGATTTCGACGTCGAGTTCGTCTCCGAGGAAGTCCTCGGTGTGATGAGCGACACAGTGACTCCGCAGGGCTTCATCGCCGTCGCGCACCAGTTCCCGACCTCGATGAAGGACATCTTCAATGGCGAGCCCAAGCTCATTGCCATCCTCGAAGAGGTCCGCGACCCCGGCAACCTGGGAACCATCATCCGTGCCGCTGACTCTGCAGGTGCGGATGCCGTCATCCTCACCGGACGCAGCGTCGATCTGTACAACCCCAAGGTCGTCCGCTCGACGACCGGGTCTCTGTTCCACGTGCCGATCGCCGTCGGCGCCGAGCTCCCGAACGTCATCGAGCGGGCGCACAAGGCTGGCCTCCGTGTACTCGCCGCCGATGTCAAGGGAACGAGCCTGCTCGACGCCCGCGTCTCCGGTGAACTGGTGCAGCCGACCGCGTGGCTGTTCGGAAACGAAGCGCACGGTCTGACCGACGAACAGCTTCCGCTCGCGGATGCCGCGATCACGGTTCCTATTTACGGCCACGCCGAGTCGATGAACCTCGCAACCGCCGCGTCAGTGTGCCTCTACGAGTCCGCGTTCGCGCAGCGAAGCGCCGTCTGA
- a CDS encoding DUF1844 domain-containing protein, translating into MSTNESPYDNVEDAASDATRDIADVGAVEVITTTAVHLMSAAAVKCGLADDPESQQDLDEARKLINALAGLITAGAPEISDMHARSLRDGLRSLQLAFREASVIPDPVGKGPGEKWTGPVN; encoded by the coding sequence TTGAGCACTAACGAATCCCCATACGACAACGTTGAAGACGCTGCGTCCGACGCAACCCGCGACATCGCAGACGTCGGCGCCGTCGAAGTCATCACGACGACAGCCGTCCACCTCATGAGCGCTGCGGCGGTCAAATGTGGCCTCGCCGACGACCCTGAGTCGCAGCAGGACCTCGATGAGGCACGCAAGCTCATCAACGCGCTGGCCGGCCTGATCACCGCGGGAGCACCCGAGATCAGCGACATGCACGCGCGGAGTCTCCGCGATGGGCTTCGGTCGCTGCAGCTGGCGTTCCGTGAGGCATCCGTCATTCCTGATCCCGTGGGCAAGGGCCCCGGCGAGAAGTGGACGGGCCCGGTCAACTAG
- a CDS encoding glutamate ABC transporter substrate-binding protein, whose translation MKRKKLSLIALGGAALLTLSACAGGGGDTAAPEPEAAPTFEAGTTMAELAEDGKITIGTKFDQPLFGLVGPSGEPVGFDVEVGKIIAAKLGIAEDDIEWKETVSANREPYIQNGEVDLVIATYTINDKRKEVIDFAGPYYMAGQSILTLADNKDIKSEEDLVGQPVCSVTGSTPAAKLAEIGATPVLTDTYSNCLEPLRSGQVVAVSTDNVILAGLAAQNEGEFKVVGKPFTDEPYGIGLAKDDIEFRDWINDVLEEAYEDGSYEEAWDSTAGTVLEYVEPPAVDRY comes from the coding sequence ATGAAGCGCAAAAAGCTATCACTGATCGCCCTCGGCGGAGCGGCGTTGCTCACGCTTTCCGCCTGCGCGGGAGGCGGCGGAGACACCGCAGCCCCCGAGCCGGAAGCGGCCCCGACATTTGAAGCGGGCACGACGATGGCCGAGCTCGCCGAAGACGGCAAGATCACCATCGGCACGAAGTTCGACCAGCCGCTGTTCGGCCTCGTCGGCCCGAGCGGCGAGCCTGTCGGATTCGACGTCGAGGTCGGCAAGATCATCGCCGCGAAGCTCGGCATCGCCGAAGACGACATCGAGTGGAAGGAAACGGTCTCCGCGAACCGCGAGCCGTACATCCAGAACGGTGAAGTCGACCTCGTCATCGCCACGTACACGATCAACGACAAGCGCAAGGAAGTCATCGACTTCGCCGGACCGTACTACATGGCCGGGCAGTCGATCCTGACGCTGGCCGACAACAAGGACATCAAGAGCGAAGAGGACCTCGTCGGTCAGCCGGTCTGCTCGGTGACCGGTTCGACGCCGGCGGCGAAGCTCGCTGAAATCGGCGCAACCCCGGTTCTCACCGACACGTACTCCAACTGCCTCGAGCCGCTGCGCTCGGGCCAGGTCGTCGCCGTGTCGACTGACAACGTGATCCTCGCCGGTCTCGCTGCTCAGAACGAGGGCGAGTTCAAGGTCGTCGGAAAGCCGTTCACCGACGAGCCTTACGGCATCGGTCTTGCCAAGGACGACATTGAGTTCCGCGACTGGATCAACGATGTCCTCGAGGAAGCCTACGAAGACGGTTCGTACGAGGAAGCCTGGGACAGCACCGCTGGAACGGTCCTCGAGTACGTCGAGCCTCCTGCGGTAGACCGCTACTAG
- a CDS encoding amino acid ABC transporter ATP-binding protein — translation MPIAKLGEPLVVVDSVNKHYGDLHVLKDINTTVTRGEVVVVIGPSGSGKSTLCRAINRLETIDSGTITIDGKKLPEEGADLARLRADVGMVFQSFNLFAHKTVLENITLAPIKVKKMSKKDATDRAMTLLERVGVANQAHKMPAQLSGGQQQRVAIARSLAMSPKLILMDEPTSALDPEMINEVLDVMVGLAKEGMTMIVVTHEMGFARKAADRVLFMAEGEIVEEATPEMFFSHPKSERAQDFLSKILDH, via the coding sequence ATGCCCATCGCGAAACTTGGTGAGCCCCTGGTGGTCGTCGACTCGGTCAACAAACACTACGGCGACCTCCATGTGCTCAAGGACATCAACACCACGGTGACCCGCGGCGAGGTCGTCGTTGTTATCGGGCCAAGCGGTTCGGGCAAGTCCACACTGTGCCGGGCGATCAACCGACTCGAGACCATCGACTCAGGCACCATCACCATCGACGGCAAGAAGCTCCCGGAAGAAGGAGCAGATCTCGCCCGTCTCCGTGCCGATGTCGGCATGGTCTTCCAGTCCTTCAACCTGTTCGCGCACAAGACAGTGCTCGAGAACATCACGCTCGCACCGATCAAGGTGAAGAAGATGTCGAAGAAGGATGCCACTGACCGCGCGATGACGCTGCTTGAGCGCGTCGGGGTGGCCAACCAGGCGCACAAGATGCCTGCACAGCTCTCCGGTGGTCAGCAGCAGCGTGTTGCGATTGCCCGCTCACTGGCGATGAGCCCCAAGCTCATCCTCATGGACGAGCCGACGAGTGCGCTCGACCCCGAAATGATCAATGAAGTTCTCGACGTTATGGTCGGCCTCGCCAAAGAGGGAATGACCATGATCGTCGTTACCCACGAGATGGGATTCGCCCGCAAGGCCGCCGACAGGGTGCTCTTTATGGCGGAAGGCGAGATCGTCGAGGAGGCCACTCCCGAAATGTTCTTCAGCCACCCGAAGTCTGAACGGGCACAGGACTTCCTGTCCAAGATTCTCGACCACTGA
- the rpmI gene encoding 50S ribosomal protein L35 — MPKQKTHSGAKKRFKLTGSGKIKKQQSGMRHNLEVKSGQRKRRLNTDQLVSKADTKNIKKLLGH, encoded by the coding sequence ATGCCTAAGCAGAAGACCCATTCCGGTGCCAAGAAGCGATTCAAGCTCACCGGTTCCGGCAAGATCAAGAAGCAGCAGTCGGGCATGCGCCACAACCTCGAGGTGAAGTCCGGACAGCGTAAGCGTCGCTTGAACACCGACCAGCTCGTCTCGAAGGCTGACACCAAGAACATCAAGAAGCTTCTCGGTCACTAA